The nucleotide window GGCCGCTTTTCCTGAAGTCGTCGATTAGCCGTTTCACCCGCACGCTTGGCACCTTGCTGGCATCCGGCGTGCCGATCCTCCAGGCGCTGCTCATCACGCGCGATACTTCGGGTAACGTTCATGTATCTGACGCACTCAACCTGGTTCATGATCGAGTTAAGGAAGGCGACAATGTTGCCCGCCCGCTTGATTCGACTGGCGTGTTCCCGTCCATGGTTACCTCGATGATTGAGGTCGGCGAGGAAACTGGCGCGCTGCCCGAGATGCTTAACCGCGTCGCTGATACTTATGATGATGAGGTGGATAACTCGGTTGCCGGTCTCACCTCGATTATTGAACCGGTCATGATCGTTTTCATGGCGGTAGTTGTGGGCACCATCGTGATCGCCCTGTTCTTGCCGATCGTTAAGATTATCCAGACGCTATCGTAAGCACGGCCCATGTAGGGCGGAAGGGGCGGCCTTTAATCAGGCGCCACTTCCGCCTGGCCTAGGCGGCGGATTTTGTGGTGTGGCAGTTAGATTGAATAAGCGGGTACGGCGGGCCCCGGTGCTGTCTTGAGGCCTGATCCGGTCGGCTGGGGCGCTATAGGCCCTCCGGCGATAGCCTTCGCGCGACGGATCCCGAGCGCATGTGAGTTGATAATCCTGCATTCGGGCGAATAACCCGAGCAATTGTTCCGGCAGCGGGTAGTCGTCGAGACCGGAACGTTGTAATGCGAGGAGGAGTTCGTGAGTCGCTTCCAGTGTCGAAAGGCAGCCTTCCACGGGTTGTTGTTTGATCACGTAGCGACTCGGTGCCGAGGGCGTGAACATGAGGCGCGGCAGCCTTTGCAGCGAGGGACTGAGTCGAAGCATTTTTTTCGCCAGCGACCACGTTGCATCGAGCAAAAACACGACCAGTTGCCGATCGCCAATGTCGGCGGCTTGGAGGTCGCCTTTCGATAGGTTGCGGGCCCCCGCACTCGGATACACGAGCATGGGAAAGTTGCGTGGATCGTGTATTAACTCCTGAACGGATTCGTGGTCATCGAAGCCGACGCCCATATGGATTTCGCTCTGGGCCAAGCAAAGGTGTGTGAGCCTTCCGGTTGCGGCTTTCTCGTGCTTGAATTCCTTCGGGTGCATGAGGAAAACGAAACGTGTTTTCGATGGCATCGCCGTGATCGATGGACACCAGCAAAGCGACTTGGGCCAAAAACACCGGTAACACGTTTCGCGACTCATGAATGGAAAATGGAATTCGAACTACGCCGTCAATTCACACGCACTCAAGGCATTCCTGAGTTCGGCGATGGATTCAGCGTAGGCCGTTTCGCTGAGCAGGTGCTTGGGATCGGGCATCATGGTGAAAGTGGTTCCCCACGAAGGACCGTCCACGTATTTGGGAACGAGGTGCATGTGCAGGTGCGGAAGTTTGTCCGAGTACGCACCGTAATTGATTTTGGCTGGATTAAAGGCGGACTTCATTGCGCGGGCAGCACTTGCGACATCTTGAGTGAACAGGATGAGCTCCGACTCGGGTAATTCATACAGTTCGTTGATGTGTCCATTGTAAGCAACAATGCAGCGTCCACGATAGGTTTGCTCCTTAAAAAGATAAAGAGTCGAGACTTGAAGCGGGCGACTTCGATCATCAGGTCGGTTAACCGCTGATCTTTGCGGCAGTAGAGGCAGTCGGGGAGGTGAGGCATGGAGGTTTTCGTTGGTTTTTTTCAAACAAGCGGGAGTCGCTTGGTTGGTGCAAAACAACTCAGGATTCTCACCCTCGCGCCTTATAACGAGGGTGATCACGTGAAACCATTATCACACTCCCAATGCCCAGTGCTCTGCGTATGTGGATTCCGGTTCGCCGAATCCCGATTCAACTCCATCCGTAGCAACACACGACATAATCATAATAACGGGGTTTTCTGATCGGAAATCCGTAGTGGAACGCCGAGGGCGTTTTGAGTTCGGCACGAAAGGGCTCAGCACATCAGTTACGTCGATCGCTCCTCCACTCGGTTAATTTCCTGCTTTGTCCCTGCTCCGTTGCGGCGTGTCGCCCGCGATGCGCGCTACTCTAGAGCCTGTCCCAAATTTCCGGATTTTTAAAAAGTGCGCAGAGGTCCATTGGGATTGCGGGCGAACGAGGTGGCACGAATCACCCCAGCGACGTTAAACGGCGG belongs to Opitutus sp. and includes:
- a CDS encoding DTW domain-containing protein; the protein is MSRETCYRCFWPKSLCWCPSITAMPSKTRFVFLMHPKEFKHEKAATGRLTHLCLAQSEIHMGVGFDDHESVQELIHDPRNFPMLVYPSAGARNLSKGDLQAADIGDRQLVVFLLDATWSLAKKMLRLSPSLQRLPRLMFTPSAPSRYVIKQQPVEGCLSTLEATHELLLALQRSGLDDYPLPEQLLGLFARMQDYQLTCARDPSREGYRRRAYSAPADRIRPQDSTGARRTRLFNLTATPQNPPPRPGGSGA